In one window of Procambarus clarkii isolate CNS0578487 chromosome 63, FALCON_Pclarkii_2.0, whole genome shotgun sequence DNA:
- the LOC138354449 gene encoding RNA-binding protein 12B-like, protein MKGTGDSRPQSTADGRPQSTEDGRPQSTDDGRPQSTDDGRPQSTDDGRLQSTDDGRPQSTEDGRPQSTDDGRPQSTDDGRPQSTDDGRLQSTENSRPQDREATTSGGPRSTRSSRKLPAFYVS, encoded by the exons ATGAAG GGTACAGGGGATAGTCGTCCTCAGAGTACAGCGGATGGTCGTCCCCAGAGTACAGAAGATGGTCGTCCCCAGAGTACAGATGATGGTCGTCCCCAGAGTACAGATGATGGTCGTCCCCAGAGTACAGATGATGGTCGTCTCCAGAGTACAGATGATGGTCGTCCCCAGAGCACAGAAGATGGTCGTCCCCAGAGTACAGATGATGGTCGTCCCCAGAGTACAGATGATGGTCGTCCCCAGAGTACAGATGATGGTCGTCTCCAGAGTACTGAAAATAGTCGTCCTCAGGATAGGGAAGCCACCACGTCGGGCGGTCCCAGGAGCACCAGGAGTAGCAGGAAGCTCCCCGCCTTCTATGTGAGCTAA